GTGGGGGCGGTGGTCCATAATGTAGAAACCCTTTACAACATTAAAAGAGCCTACCGCGATGGAAAGCCCGTCACCGAAAAATTCGTGACCGTTGCCGGTGCCGTAAGGCATCCCCTGGTGGTTAAAGTCCCAATAGGCCTCAGGTTTTCCGAGCTTCTTGATCTTGCCGGAGGGCCTGCTGTAAAAGATTATATTTTGGTCCACGGCGGGCCCATGATGGGCAGTGAAGTAGACGCCGGCGACACGGTGACCAAGACCACTTCAGCCCTTTTGGTAATCCCGGATGGCGCTTTTCCGCATATTTCGAGGAGAGCCAGGATGGAGGTGCTGCTGAAGAGGGCCAAGGCTGCCTGCTGCCAGTGCAGGATTTGCACCGACATGTGCCCCCGGTATCTTCTGGGGCACAGCCTGGAGCCCCACAGGATAATGCGCACCGTCTCCTACGGTCTACCGGATACTGAAGCGGTCAAGAACTCTTTGCTGTGTTCGGAATGCGGGCTGTGTGAAATTACGTGTCCGATGGGCCTCAGCCCAAGGAGGATAAATTCCAGGTTAAAAAGGCTTCTGCAGGAAAAAAGGATAAGGTTTCCCAAGTCGAATGTAGAAAGGGAAAGGCCCGAGAGGGAAAGCAGGAAGTATCCCACAAAAAAGCTCATCGCGAGGCTTGGCCTGTACAATTATTCCCACCAAATACAATACGCCAATGTAAGGATTGACGCAAAAGAAGTGAAATTGATGCTGCGGCAGTACGCCGGCCTCGAGCTCGTCCCGCTGGTGAAGGAAAAAGACGAAGTCAAAGCTGGGGAATTGATAGCAAAGGCTCCGGAGGGAAAACCCGGCATAAATCTTCACGCCAGCATTGACGGGGTAGTCGCAGGTATTGACGGATCATCGATCGTGATAAGAAGAGGATGAGGGGGGTCGACATGAAAGCACTCGGACTGTTGGAGTTCTGCGAGATAACCAGGGGGCTGGTGGCTTCGGACAGCATGCTGAAATCGGCTCCGGTAGAACTGATTACCGCCACCAGTGTGTGCCCCGGCAAATTCATCGTTTTGATTACCGGCGAGGTAGGCGCCGTCAAGAGCGCCTTAAAGACGGGAAGGGAGTCTTTCAACGAAGGAGTTATCGACGAACTGCTTATACCCAATCCCGATGAATCATTACTTTCCGCCCTGTGGGGTACTGCGGACGTGAATATGGAAAGACAATCCCTCGGCCTGATTGAAACTTTCAGCGTAGCTTCGGCGATAAAGGCTGCGGATGCGGCGGCCAAGGGTGCCAACGTGGTGGTCGCGGAGGTAAGGCTGGCAAGAGGAATGGGTGGAAAATCGGTCGTTGTAATTCTGGGTGAAGTTAGTGCCGTAAAGACCGCCGTGGAAAACGGTGTAAGGGTTGTGGAAGAAGGGCTTTTGGTCAGCCATGCGGTAATAAGCAATGTAAATCAACAGCTGTTGAGAGAATGGATTTAAAATACCTTCCTCTTCGGCAGGTATTCATTCTTCATAAATAAATACTTCCTCTAAATTTATCAAAACAACTGTTGTAGTCTTGAAGCAGGAGATTTGTGGTAAGCAGGGTTTCCGCAAAGTAGCATTGGAATTTAAACAATATTAACCCGCTGATCGTCACCAGCGGCTTTGTTATGTTTTTTCCTTCCGCGCCTTTTCTACAGCTTCTATGAAAAGCTTCAGGCTGGAAGGAGGAATTTTTTTATCTTTGGCTTTTTTGAAGACCTCTTGATACTCGTATGGGATCTCCTCATTTTCCTTTACCAAAAAGTTTCCGGAGATTTCTTGGTCTTCGTCTTCCAGAAACCAGCTGACCGGTTTACCCGTATAGGCGGAAAGCACCCTGAGCACCTTTTTGGAAGGTTCGCGCTTCCCGGTGGCGTACTTTTGCAGGGTCGTATAGTGAATTTTGTAGCCCGTTTTTTCATAAATTTTATCGGCCAGCTCCGCATAGGACAGGTTTCCCTTAATCAAGCCTATTTTTTTACTCATTTCAGACATAGGATCTCTCCATTAATCAGAATTAGGATAATGACAAAAAGTCTAAAATCGTCGAAAAAAAGATATAAACCGAGGTATTTTGTCTAAATTGCTTAAAATAAGCTGATTTTACCCTAAACGACAAATTGACTAAAATAGACAATTTGTCTATAATTAAAATGTTGCCTATTTAATTTTAAATCCTCTTCAGAATATGTTACAAATTTCTCAGGTACATGTCAAGGTTTCTTGAATAATACCGCCACGGAGTTGGTCGTCGATGGTCGGAATCGTCATGGTATCCCATTGCAATCTTGCTCCAGAACTACATAAGACCCTGGAAACGGTGATGGGGGTTCAGCAGAACCTTGAGTCCGTTGGGCTGCACCCGGGAGAAAGCAAGGAAAATTTTAAACTCAGAGTGGCGGAGGCTGTATCCAGGGTGAATAGCGGAAACGGTGTGCTCATCCTGGCCGACCTGTTTGGGGGGACGCCCTGCAACGCCTGCTTTGAACTTATGGGGTCGGAGTTTAAGAATGCGAAGATAGACGTTATCACGGGTTTGAACCTGCCCATGGCGGTGCAGGCCTGCCGGGAGAGCTGCGCAAAAAATCTGAAGGAACTGGTCGATATCGTAAAAAAAGCCGCCAGGGACAGCGTAATGAGCTATTCGGATATGCTGATGAAGTGAAGCCACCTGCCGTAAAAGCGGGTGTTTTTATTTTACCCCATTTATATTACAATAAATTTGGGTGATGGTGAATGATAATATCTGCGAGTAGAAGGACCGACATTCCGGCCTTTTATGCCGGCTGGTTCATGGATAAAGTGCGAAAGGGCAGGGTTGTGGTCTATAATCCGTTCAACGGCGTAGGGTGGGAAGTGTCGCTCAAGTCCGAAGACGTGGACGCTGTAGTGTTCTGGAGCAAAAACTTCGGGCCCCTCCTTCCAGCCCTTGATGAGCTGAAAGAAAAATACCGCCTTTATTTTTTATTCACCATCACGGGGCTGCACGGCATACTGGAGGATAACGTTATACCCGCCGATGAAGCTGTAGAACAGTTTATCGAAATATCCCGTAAGTTTTCGCCCGGCCACATCCAGTGGAGGTTCGATCCGATAGTCATTACCAATGTCACCGGAGAGGATTTTTACCTGGAGAAGTTTGAATCCATCGCCCGCAAGCTCAAGGGCTATACCCGGCGCTGTTATATCAGCTTTGCGACAATATACGACAAGGTGAAGAGAAACTTTGCCGTGCTCGAGCGGGAAAGGGGTATCCGCCTGACGGAATGGGACGAGGACAAAAAGAGGGATTTTGCCAACCGCCTGGGAAGCATCGCCCGCGATTACGGCATCAGGGTTTACAGCTGCTGCAACGAATTTCTCATTGGTGAATACGTGGAGCGGGGAAGCTGTGTGGATGTGAACTTGATAAATGAGCTTTATTCCGCCGAGATAAAATCGCCGCTACATCCCACAAGACCCGGGTGCGGCTGTTACAAGAGCGTGGACATAGGCGTATACAACACTTGCCCCCACGGCTGCCGCTACTGCTACGCAAATCACGACGCGAAGAAAGCCCTTGAAAATTACAGGTCCCACAACCCCTGTTCGGACTTTCTGGTAAACCGGGAGCTAAAAATGGCAAACAAATAAGGTACTCCCAGATTATTTTGACAAAAAATTTCAAACTTGGTATGATTTATTCGAGGTGGAAAAAGTGGCGAGGACAGCCAAAGACATGACCTCTGAAGAACGTCAAATATACAAAAAATTTTTACGACAAAAATCCATTTTGGAAAAGAAGGCTCTCGAAGAAAGGTATGAAGAGGCCTGGAATTCGGCCAAAAAAGCAGCCGAATTATTATACACGAAATTCAGAGCAGAAAGGGTTTTAGTCTTCGGTTCCCTTACCGACCGATCAAGGTTTAACAAATGGTCGGACATAGATATAGCCGTTTCAGGCCTTGCCGATGAAATATTTTTTAAAGCCGTTGCCGAGGTTACTTCTCTGGATAGCAAATTCAAAATAGATTTAATAGATCTCGATAACTGTGCTGCTTCGCTGAAAGAAAGAATTGATCGGGAGGGGGTGCGGATGTGAACAGTAAATACCTCACACTTTCGGGACGTATAAAACAGGAACTGTCGGAAATTAAAATTAGCATAGAGAGGGCCCGGATAGCCTGGGCCAGGGCTCAGGAATCTTCAGATCCCCTTTACCTGGATAGTGTAGCTTTAAACCTTCACGATTTTTACAGCGGCCTTGAAAGGATATTTGAGCTTATTGCGGAGAATGTTGATGAAACCAAGCCTTCGGGGAGCAGCTGGCATCAGGAATTGTTGAGGCAGATGGCCACTGAAATACCTAAGATACGACCTGCGATTATATCACAGGAATTAAGACAGAGACTTGATGAGTACAGAGCTTTCAGGCATATTGTGAGAAATGTTTACGCTCATAACTTCAAGGCAGACAGGATAAGAATGCTTTTAGAGGATATTGAGGAAGTTTTTTCCAAAACAGAAAACTAGCATTCTGCAATTTTCTAGAAGAACTTTAACCGTAAATTTACGGATTGGGAGAAAGGAGAAAATTCATGGCTAAAGTTTTCGTCACCGGAGGAGCGGGATACATAGGAAGCCATGTGGTAAAGCTCCTTACAAAAAAAGGCTACGAAGTCATGGTTTTCGACAACCTCTCTACGGGCAGGCGGGATGCAGTGCTGGCGGGGGAGTTGGTGGAAGGCGACATACTGGATCACGAAGCCCTCGAGAGGGCTATGGACGAGTTCAGGCCCGACGCTGTGATGCACTTTGCTGCAAAGATCGTCGTGCCCGAGTCGGTGCAAAAGCCGCTTTTATACTACGAGAACAACACCTGCGGCGCGCTGAACCTCCTGAAGGCCATGCGGCGGTGCGGTGTGAACAAACTCATATTCTCTTCCACGGCGGCAGTCTACGGCGAGCCTGCCAGGATGCCCATAACCGAGGATTTTCCCCTCAACCCCGTAAACCCTTACGGGAGGAGCAAGGCCGCGGTGGAGACGGTATTGAAGGACATTTCGGCGGCCGAGGATTTCAGGTACGTATCCCTCAGGTACTTCAATGTGGCCGGGGCGGACCCCGAGGGTAAGATAGGCGAGATGAAGGAGGACGCCACCCACCTCATAACCATGTGCGTGAGAACCGCCTGTGGCAAAAGGGACAAGCTTTACGTCTACGGCACCGACTACCCCACCCACGACGGGACCTGCGTGAGGGATTACATCCACGTAATGGACCTGGCCGATGCCCACATCCTGGCCCTGGAGTACCTGCTTTCCGGGGGGCGAAGTGAAGTGTTCAACTGCGGATACGGCAGGGGCTATTCGGTGCGGGAGGTCGTGGACGAGGCAAAGAAGGTGACCGGCGTGAACTTCCAGGTGGAGTACACGGCCCGGAGGCCGGGGGACCCGCCGGAGCTGGTGGCCGATTCCCGAAAGATAAGGGAAAAGCTGGGATGGAAGCCTCTCTATGACGACCTGGGGTTTATCATAAAAACCGCCTGGGAATGGGAAAAGAAACGATAAACCTTATATTGACGATGAAAGTTAAAGCCGCCTGGAGGCGGTTTTTTATTTTGATGCGGTGAAAAAATAAGACTATGAAGGCAAAGATTCGTCACTTTCTGATATACGGTGCGGCGGGGTGGATAATGGAGATCGCCTTTACGGGAATAGGGTCCATCCTGAGGGGGGATCCTAGGCTTACGGGATGGACGTACCTCTGGATGTTTCCGATATACGGTTCTGCGGTAATGCTAGAACCCGTGCACGATATGATAAGGCATGTGCCCCTCTGGATTAGGGGAATATTCTGGGCCGGCGTCATAATTGCTGTCGAGTATCTGAGCGGTTTTACCATAAGAACGCTTGTGGGTGTATGCCCCTGGGATTACGGGAAAAGTGCTTTTGCAGTGGACGGCCTCATAAGGCTGGATTACGTGCCGTTTTGGTACGTAGTTGGCTTGTTGTTTGAAAGGCTGCATGACCTATTGGATAGAGTGGAGGCTAGAAAATAAATTAAATTGACAAAAATAGGATTTAAGAGTTATGATAGAACAAACACCGGTATATATGAGGTGGTAATTTTGTTTTTGATAAAGGAATTCAAGTTCGATGCGGCCCATAACCTGGTAAAGTATAAAGGCAAATGCGAGAAACTGCACGGCCATACTTACAGGCTGGTGGTAGTGCTGGAAGGAACCCCCGACGCTGAGGGCATGATAATGGACTTTCTGGAGCTCAAAAACATTGTCGAGGAAAACGTGCTGAAATTCCTCGACCACTCGTACATCAATGATTACATCGAACAACCTTCCGCGGAAAACATAGCGGTGTGGGTATGGAGGCGGTTGGAGGAAAGGGTAAAGAGGGAAAATTGCAGGCTTTACGAGGTGCAGGTCTGGGAGACCGCCACCAGCGGGGCCGTCTACAGGGGTGAAGCGCTTGAAGGACGTTCAGAGTGAACGGGATGAAAGAAGGGTGCCGCTGAAAAAGGTCGGTGTGAAAAATATCGAATGGCCCCTCAAGGTGCTGGACAAAAGTAAGGGTTACCAGCATACCGTCGCCAGGATGAGCCTTTCGGTGGATTTAAAGCATTATATAAGAGGAACCCACATGAGCAGATTCGTTGAAGTGCTGAACGACCTTGAGATGCTGAGCCCGAAAGCGCTGGATGACATCCTCACAGACATCAAGGAAAGGTTGAAGGCCGAGAACAGCCACCTGGAGATTTCTTTTCCATATTTTATATGGAAGGTTTCGCCGGTGTCCGGGCTGGAGTCCCCGCTTAAGATCGAAGCAATGATCGAAGCCGAAAAACGTGTCGAGCCTGTCATAACGATGGGGGTTAGGGTGCCGGTTCATACCCTCTGTCCGTGCTCCAAGGAGATAAGCGAAAACGGAGCCCATAACCAGAGAGCGGTAGTGGAAATATACGTAAGGTCCCGCGAAATGATATGGTTTGAGGACCTCGTTGAAATCGCCGAAAAAAACGCCAGCTGTCCCATATATACACTGCTCAAGAGGCCGGATGAAAAATTCGTGACGGAAATGGCGTATAAAAACGCCAAGTTTGTGGAGGATGTAACCAGAGACGTAGCCCTGGAACTGGAAAGGGACGAGAGGATAGAGTGGTATAGGGTCCAGGTGACCAGTTTCGAGAGCATACACAACCATGACGCATTTGCATGCGTTGAAAAGGGGTGGATTGAGGATGTTGCTCGAGATTAGTCCCGAGTTTTTTCGGGCGGAGATGGAAAGGGTAAAAGCCCATCCCGCGTCGTTTCCTATTTTTGAAAGAAAATCAAGGATTATCCTTTTAAAAATCTACGGCGTCCCTTCACCGGGAGCAAACATATTGAAGCAGGAGATGCTCTCGCTGGGCGGGGATGCGGTGGTCCATAAAAATGCGGTGGAATGTAAGGTGCCCGAGTCGGATGTGATACTCCTTGGCACGAGAAAGCACTATGAAGCTCTGATCAAAAAATTGGAAATTGCCAATTATTTCGGTCTGACGCGGGTAAGAAAAGCACTTAAGGATTACCTGGAAAGGCGAAAAGCAGAATATATTGACAGCCCCTGGGGCAGGAGAATAGCCTTCGGGCGTACCCTGGTCATGGGGATAATAAACGTGACGCCGGACTCGTTTTATTCCGGCTCGAGAAAGCAGGACCTGAAGGAGATCCTAAAAACCGCTTCGTATATGGTGGAAAGCGGCGCCGACATCATCGACGTCGGAGGGCTATCAACCCGCCCTGGTTCCGACCCAGTCACGGAAGAAGAAGAGCTGGCCCGGGTCCTTCCTGCAGTAAAAGCTATACGGGAGAGCTTTCCACAGATTCCCATATCGGTAGATACATACAGGGCCGAGGTGGCCCGAAGGTCGCTGCAGGCCGGGGCCGATATAATTAACGACATAAGCGGATTCATGTTTGATGAAAACCTGGTTAAGGTGGCCGCCGAGTTCAGGGCTCCCCTGGTGCTGATGCACATAAAGGGCACACCAAAGGATATGCAGAAGGACCCGCATTACGACGATGTGGTGAGGGAGATAGCCGAATACTTCCTGGAAAGGATGGAATTTGCCGAAGCTGCCGGCGTGGACCCAGATAAGATCATCCTGGACCCGGGGATTGGCTTCGGCAAGCAATACCAGCACAACCTGGAGATCATGGTGCGGCTGGAAGAGTTCAAAAGCCTTAAAAAACCGCTGCTCATAGGAGCGTCCAGGAAGACATTTATAGGGAAGGCCCTGGGCGATGTACCACCCGAAGAAAGGCTGGAAGGCACCCTTGCCGTCACGGCTCTTTGCGTCATGAAAGGCGTTGATATAGTAAGGGTGCACGATGTAAAGGAAAACAGACGAGTGGTAGACCTACTGGAGGCGGTAAAATGCCAAGGGCGTTCATAGCCCTGGGCAGCAACCTGGGGAACCGGGAAAAGAACATCGTGGAAGCCATCGAGCGGATGAAGCGGCGGGGGATAAAAATCCTGAAGATGTCCGGGATAATTGAAACGGAGCCTTACGGGTATACAAAACAGGATAAATTCTTGAACGCTGCCTGCCTCGTTGAAACGGAACTCAACCCCCGGGATCTGATGGACGCCCTGCTGGAAATAGAGAACGACATGGGCCGGGAAAGAAAAATCCGCTGGGGGCCCAGGAACATAGACCTGGACCTGATATTTTACGAGGACCTGGTGATAAGGGAAGAAGGCCTCACAATACCGCACCCCGATGCTCACAACAGGCCGTTCGTAATGGGGCCGATTGCCGAAATAGACCCCGATTACCGGCACCCCGTCTTGAAAAAAAGCGTAGGGGAAATATACAGGACGTTGCTGTAATAATATTGTAATAAAATTATAAAGATAATATTATTTACAAAAACACCCGTAACTGATATGATGAATCCAAAGTAAAAGAAATTATAGAGAGAAGCTGATTTTGATGGGGTCAAAAAGCGAAAGGGGTCTTGTCGTTATCCTTGTCCTCGTAACGATGGTATTTGGGATGGTTTTTGGGTTAATGCTGGCTCTCCTGACGGAGGGTTACCTCCCCTGGGTAATGGGAGCGGTATATGGTTCCGGCACCGGAGAAACGAAACAGGTCATTTCTGAAAGCACCGATGTCACCGGCGAGGAGTATTATACCGGCGAGCTAAACACGCTGCTCGCGAGAAGGTATTTCGGGGTGGAAAGTTCTAATTTACGGGGATCGAAAAAAAGGAAGATAGCATACCTTACCTTTGACGACGGTCCCAGCGCCAATACCGATGCAATACTGGAAGTGCTGGACAGGTACGGGGTAAAGGCTACCTTTTTCGTAAACGGCTGGATGAAGAAAGATTACGCAAAAATGTACAGGAAGATCTACGCGGCGGGCCACGGGCTTGGCAATCACACCTACAGCCACCGGTATGAATTGATCTACTCGTCGGTGGAAAACTTCATGGCGGACCTTAAAAAAGAGGAGGAGCTGATCTACGAGGCGGTGGGAATAAGGCCGCGGATCATCCGCTTTCCCGGCGGTTCGGACAACAGGGTGAGCATAAGGTTTGGCGGGCCGGAAATTATGAAAAAAATCATAGATCGGATCACGAAAGAGGGGTATACCTACGTGGACTGGAACGCCATTACCGGCGACGCCCTAAAGCCGCCACCTTCGAAGGAAGAGATGATGAACTACGTTAAGCAAACGACCAAAGGCAAAGACACGGTGGTGCTGCTCATGCACGACATGGACTCAAAGAAAAGCACCCTCGAAATACTGCCCTGGATAATCGAATACCTGAGAAAAGAAGGTTATGAATTCGGGGTAATAGATGAAAATATGGCAAATATCGATGCGATCAACAGGACCAAACTGTGATAAAATTAAATTATAACGGTAAAAACCTGAAAAAGGACAGGGAGTGCTTATATTGAAAAAAATCGGGTTCATCTGTACGGGAAATTCGGCACGAAGCCAGATGGCGGAAGGCTTCGGCAGGTACTTTGCAGCAAAATTGGGTAAGCAGGTAGAAGTTTACTCGGCGGGGTCAAACCCGGCGGGTTTCGTTCATCCTCTGGCAGTAAGATGCATGGAGGAAGTGGGAATAGACATTTCCGGCTACAGGTCCAAATCCCTGGACGACGTACCTTACCAAGACCTCGATATAATAATCACCCTTTGCGGGAATGCGGCAGAAAACTGCCCGCACGTACCCGGAAAGGACGTAAGGCACTGGGGGCTCCCGGACCCCGCCGGAGCCGAAGGTAGCGAGGAACAGAGGCTGGATGCGTTTAGAAAGGTAAGGGATGAGATAAAAATCAGAGTAAAGGATCTAATAGAATCTGTTTAGGGAGGAAGTGTAAATTGGCGAGTGCTGTTATAATTACCGATACCTCCAGCGACCTTCCGGAGGATATCATAAAAGGCCTGCCGGTAAAGGTGCTTTCTATGCCGGTGGCCTTAAAAGACAATCCTGAAAAAGACATCTCTCATCTTTCTATAAAGGAATTTTACGACCTCATGCAAAAGGGCGAAATCATGCCCACCACTTCCCAGGTCAACGCGGCGAGATTCATAGAATGTTTTAAAGAGTGCCTGGAACAGGGACAAACCCCCATAGTTATAGGGCTTTCCTCCAAACTGACGAAAAGCTTCGAAGCCGCTCTTGTAGCCAGAAACAGCATGCCGGATGGGGATAAGATAAAAATCATCGACTCCAAATGCGCAAGCCTGGGTCTGGGACTTGTGGTGCTCAAAGCTGCCCGGATGGCCGCGGAAGGCCGGGAAGCCGATGAGATCGTTAGAGTCGTCGAGCCTTACGCCCACCACATGGAGCACATATTTACGGTGGATTCTCTGGACCACCTGAAAAGGGGAGGAAGGATATCGGCGGCCCAAGCCTTTGTGGGCGGTTTGCTTAACATAAAGCCGATCCTGCACTTTGTGGACGGGGCGATTCATCCCCTGGAAAAGGTGAGGGGCAGGAAGAACGCCGTTCGCCGGATGCTGGAGATAATGGAAGAGAGGGCAAAGGATGTGGAAAATCAGGTGGTGGGTATAAGCCACGCGGATGACGAGGAAATGGCTTTAGAGCTGGCGGAAGCCGTAAGGCAGAGGTTCAATCCGCGGGAAATCGTAATTTCCTGGATCGGGCCGGTAATCGGGGCCCATGCAGGCCCGGGGACGCTGGCCCTGTTTTTCCAGAATGCTTAATAAAACAAGCTGCCCTTTATAAGGCGCAGCTTGTTTTATTTCAGTCTTCCAGCAGTCGTTTTTCTCCCTGAAGTTCCTTTATACGGCTGATTTCCTGGGTGACTTCGATAGTACCCATGTAGTTTCCGGCCTCGTCCCTGACGGCAAAGTAGCGGATGTAAACCAGCTTTCCATGGAGGTTTATCCAGAATTCCTCCACGTCCTTTTTACCCTCTTTGAAGTTCCGGAGGATCTTTTCCACGATGTGGAAGCTGGCGGGCGGATGGCAGTTCTGCACCTTCCTGCCTATTATGGTCTTTGGCCTTGTAAAGATGCGTTCCTTGCTGGCCGAGAAGTACCTGACGGTGTCGTCCTTGTCCACAAAGGTTATATCTACCGGCAGGTGGTTGAAAATGAGCTCGATTTCTTTTGGAGTCAGCATGCCTGTGGGAAACTTAACGAACCCTTTTGTAGTGTCATCGGCGATGGTGTCGCCCATTTTATCGAGGTCCACCCTCTGGGGTTTCCATTCGGCTTCGGGCTCCACCAGGCAATAGCCGATCTCGTCCTCGGACCTATATATTTCGTACCATTCGTCCTCGGTCAGCTTCTGTTCGGCCGTGGGCAGGAGGATTTTCTCCTCTTTAAAGATCATTTCTTTGATCTTATTTGTGAGGGCCGTTACCTTTTCCACTACCTCGGCCTTCGAGCCCGGGCGGTAGTTGTAAAGCATATCCCTTACCTGTTTGAGGTCGTTTCTGATTTCGTCGTCCACACCCCACATTACCTTGGACGGTCCGTAAATGCCGTATTTCTCCAGGTAAGGAAAAAGGAGTTCTTCCTTCCGCTTGTAGTGCTTTTCAACGTCAAAAAGAAGGTTTACCTTTTCCAGAAGTGACAGGGCGGCTTCTCTTTCGCTTTCGGCC
The DNA window shown above is from Thermosediminibacter oceani DSM 16646 and carries:
- a CDS encoding arsenate reductase ArsC — encoded protein: MKKIGFICTGNSARSQMAEGFGRYFAAKLGKQVEVYSAGSNPAGFVHPLAVRCMEEVGIDISGYRSKSLDDVPYQDLDIIITLCGNAAENCPHVPGKDVRHWGLPDPAGAEGSEEQRLDAFRKVRDEIKIRVKDLIESV
- a CDS encoding DegV family protein translates to MASAVIITDTSSDLPEDIIKGLPVKVLSMPVALKDNPEKDISHLSIKEFYDLMQKGEIMPTTSQVNAARFIECFKECLEQGQTPIVIGLSSKLTKSFEAALVARNSMPDGDKIKIIDSKCASLGLGLVVLKAARMAAEGREADEIVRVVEPYAHHMEHIFTVDSLDHLKRGGRISAAQAFVGGLLNIKPILHFVDGAIHPLEKVRGRKNAVRRMLEIMEERAKDVENQVVGISHADDEEMALELAEAVRQRFNPREIVISWIGPVIGAHAGPGTLALFFQNA
- a CDS encoding DUF438 domain-containing protein — protein: MSELIHNREYRIKALKELIMDLHRGKSADEVKQRFKEIIKDVSAEEVSAMEQALIQEGMPVEEVQRLCDVHAAIFKDVLEQKPEPHAIPGHPLNTFFKENRAIEKLIDAEINPRLEEFNNAPAESEREAALSLLEKVNLLFDVEKHYKRKEELLFPYLEKYGIYGPSKVMWGVDDEIRNDLKQVRDMLYNYRPGSKAEVVEKVTALTNKIKEMIFKEEKILLPTAEQKLTEDEWYEIYRSEDEIGYCLVEPEAEWKPQRVDLDKMGDTIADDTTKGFVKFPTGMLTPKEIELIFNHLPVDITFVDKDDTVRYFSASKERIFTRPKTIIGRKVQNCHPPASFHIVEKILRNFKEGKKDVEEFWINLHGKLVYIRYFAVRDEAGNYMGTIEVTQEISRIKELQGEKRLLED